The Chryseobacterium suipulveris genome window below encodes:
- a CDS encoding MotA/TolQ/ExbB proton channel family protein: MFLQTPTQVVNTTTEKHVFSLWEILFSGGIIGNTIMVAIFLTGIVALYIFLERYFFIKRASKETPNFLENIKDFVQEGKIQTAVDYCKTIDSPEARMIEKGLARIGRPISDISNAMQNQGQLEVSKLEKNLNILASASGAAPMLGFLGTVVGMIMAFFEISNVTGAVSPKLLASGIYTAMATTAVGLFVGIPAYFFYNLLVTNVDRLVLKIQTHVNEFLDTLNKPL, encoded by the coding sequence ATGTTTTTACAGACACCGACTCAGGTTGTAAATACCACAACCGAAAAACACGTCTTCTCTCTTTGGGAAATCCTCTTCAGCGGCGGAATCATCGGAAACACGATTATGGTCGCGATTTTCCTTACCGGGATTGTGGCGCTCTATATTTTCCTGGAACGGTATTTCTTCATCAAGAGAGCATCCAAGGAAACCCCAAATTTCTTAGAAAATATTAAAGATTTCGTGCAGGAAGGTAAAATCCAGACCGCAGTAGATTACTGCAAAACCATCGACTCGCCCGAAGCAAGGATGATCGAGAAAGGTTTGGCAAGAATCGGGCGACCTATTTCCGATATCTCGAATGCGATGCAGAACCAGGGACAACTGGAGGTTTCCAAACTCGAAAAAAACCTGAACATTTTGGCTTCCGCATCGGGAGCGGCTCCAATGTTGGGATTTTTGGGAACGGTGGTCGGAATGATTATGGCGTTTTTTGAAATCTCAAATGTTACAGGTGCGGTGAGTCCAAAACTTCTAGCGTCGGGAATCTACACGGCGATGGCGACAACCGCAGTCGGACTATTTGTGGGAATTCCCGCCTACTTTTTTTACAACCTTTTGGTTACGAATGTGGACCGACTGGTTCTGAAAATCCAAACGCACGTGAATGAATTTTTGGATACTTTGAATAAACCGCTTTAA
- a CDS encoding Arm DNA-binding domain-containing protein: protein MKILFYIRKSKMNSNNLCPLTCRITLDYLRKEFSTGLFINPENWNAQKQKAFPFNTDNTQINTQLSLIKQEINQAFLFLKVQGRDFNVEDIYRQYKGETIKDDKSIRIFAEKKMEESIFGMYLNCSHRQINHLSLILSLTEI from the coding sequence ATGAAAATTCTATTTTATATAAGAAAATCAAAAATGAATTCTAATAATCTATGTCCATTAACCTGTAGAATTACATTAGATTATTTAAGAAAGGAGTTCTCTACAGGACTTTTTATAAATCCTGAAAATTGGAATGCACAAAAACAGAAAGCATTTCCTTTTAATACAGACAATACACAAATTAATACTCAACTGAGCCTGATTAAACAAGAAATTAATCAGGCTTTTTTATTTCTAAAGGTTCAAGGTAGAGATTTCAATGTGGAGGACATTTACAGGCAATACAAAGGAGAAACCATTAAAGATGATAAATCCATTAGAATTTTTGCAGAAAAGAAGATGGAAGAATCAATCTTTGGGATGTATTTAAATTGTTCACACAGGCAAATAAATCATCTTTCATTGATACTTTCCTTGACAGAAATCTGA
- a CDS encoding macro domain-containing protein — MKGILKIYHPEETLKYNIKSTYCKAVYSNKQHFLEVEVITDDSLDHVDDDSLHYNFPQISLNVFDFPIDDAEIAGKTFTINDSEEETYTDVDVFDDEDAYLYDSELTFENDENGELQLSWKGNIDDFYTGSDEPIPFKLKCNFKQDEIVIEED; from the coding sequence ATGAAAGGGATTTTAAAAATCTATCACCCCGAAGAAACCCTTAAATACAACATCAAAAGCACTTACTGCAAAGCGGTTTACAGCAATAAGCAACATTTTCTCGAGGTAGAGGTCATCACCGATGATTCGCTGGATCACGTGGATGACGACTCGCTGCATTACAACTTTCCGCAAATCTCGCTGAACGTTTTCGATTTCCCGATTGATGATGCCGAGATTGCAGGAAAGACTTTCACAATCAATGATTCGGAAGAAGAAACCTATACCGATGTTGACGTTTTCGATGATGAAGACGCCTATCTTTACGACAGCGAACTCACCTTTGAAAATGATGAAAACGGCGAGCTGCAGCTTTCCTGGAAAGGAAATATCGACGATTTCTACACAGGTTCCGACGAGCCGATTCCCTTCAAACTGAAATGCAATTTCAAGCAGGACGAAATTGTAATCGAGGAAGACTGA
- a CDS encoding DUF885 domain-containing protein, whose product MRNTALKNIVILFVAVLFVMGCKKSDSPLTKVTPVELDSIASNYYEQYLKLYPLEATAQGDLRYNDQLPINIDKDFISGEISFYNSVQNQLKKVDYKSLSDDQKTVYDVLDYNLKDKIERYAYHPEYIPFTQFGGLPLDFPLLGSGKGSQPFKTEKDYDDWLKRVEKFPDWMDAAIENFREGMKAQYVLPKKLVVKMIPQMKADEITTADFEKNIFYGPIKNFPKNFTAAQKDKFKVLYKDMISKKIIPSYTKMGNFLETEYLPKARESDGINALPKGNEVYKYYVNSWTTTGKTPEEINQIGLQQVAGLRNEMEKVKQQVGFNGTLEQFITHVKEDPKAMPYKTSKEVLDAFNAILKKITPTLKTMFTVTPKTPFEIRQTEKFREATASAEYVVGTPDGKRPGIFYIPLPNPQKFNVTSGMESLFLHEAIPGHHYQISLQQENTALPKFMRFGWFGAYGEGWALYCESLGKEFGLYTDPYQKMGSLSDEMLRAVRLVVDTGIHTGKMTREEAIQYFMSNIAYDEAAATAEIERYMAMPGQALSYKIGALKIRELRDKYQKQLGSKFSLAKFHDELLNQGCLPLDVLDRKMENWAKRQ is encoded by the coding sequence ATGAGAAACACTGCTCTGAAAAATATCGTTATTCTGTTTGTTGCCGTGCTTTTTGTGATGGGCTGTAAGAAATCTGATTCGCCGCTCACCAAGGTAACACCTGTGGAACTGGATTCGATCGCGTCAAACTATTACGAACAATACCTGAAACTTTATCCGCTCGAAGCTACTGCTCAAGGTGATTTGAGGTATAATGACCAGTTGCCGATCAATATTGACAAGGATTTTATTTCGGGTGAAATCAGCTTTTACAATTCTGTTCAGAACCAGCTGAAAAAGGTGGACTACAAATCACTCAGCGACGACCAGAAAACGGTTTACGACGTTTTAGACTATAATTTAAAGGATAAGATCGAGCGCTATGCTTATCATCCTGAATATATTCCGTTCACGCAGTTTGGCGGTTTGCCTCTGGATTTTCCTTTGTTGGGAAGCGGAAAGGGAAGTCAGCCCTTTAAAACCGAAAAAGATTATGACGACTGGCTGAAAAGAGTTGAAAAATTCCCAGACTGGATGGATGCCGCGATTGAAAACTTCCGCGAGGGAATGAAGGCGCAATATGTTTTGCCAAAGAAACTGGTGGTGAAAATGATTCCCCAAATGAAGGCGGATGAAATCACAACTGCCGATTTCGAGAAAAATATTTTCTACGGACCGATCAAGAATTTCCCCAAAAACTTTACTGCCGCTCAAAAAGATAAGTTCAAGGTTTTGTATAAAGACATGATTTCCAAGAAGATTATTCCGAGTTATACGAAAATGGGTAATTTCCTTGAGACCGAATATCTCCCGAAAGCGAGAGAATCCGATGGAATTAATGCCTTACCAAAAGGAAACGAGGTCTATAAATACTACGTGAACAGCTGGACTACCACAGGAAAAACCCCTGAAGAAATCAACCAAATTGGATTGCAGCAGGTTGCAGGTTTAAGGAATGAAATGGAAAAAGTGAAACAGCAGGTTGGTTTCAACGGAACTTTGGAACAGTTTATTACTCACGTAAAAGAAGATCCGAAGGCGATGCCCTACAAAACCAGCAAAGAAGTTTTGGATGCGTTTAATGCGATTCTCAAGAAAATTACGCCCACTTTGAAAACGATGTTTACGGTGACGCCGAAAACGCCTTTCGAAATCCGCCAAACGGAGAAATTCCGTGAAGCGACCGCAAGTGCGGAATACGTGGTAGGAACTCCCGACGGAAAAAGACCAGGGATTTTCTACATTCCGCTCCCAAATCCTCAGAAATTTAATGTAACCTCTGGAATGGAGTCGCTGTTTCTGCACGAGGCAATTCCCGGCCATCATTATCAGATTTCCCTGCAACAGGAAAATACCGCGCTTCCTAAATTTATGCGTTTCGGCTGGTTCGGTGCGTACGGTGAAGGTTGGGCTTTGTATTGCGAATCGCTCGGAAAAGAATTCGGACTATACACCGATCCTTACCAAAAAATGGGATCTCTGAGCGATGAAATGTTGCGCGCAGTGCGACTTGTTGTCGATACCGGAATCCACACAGGAAAAATGACGAGGGAAGAAGCCATCCAATACTTTATGAGCAATATTGCCTATGACGAAGCTGCCGCAACTGCCGAGATCGAGCGTTATATGGCGATGCCGGGACAAGCGTTGAGCTACAAAATCGGTGCGCTGAAAATTCGTGAGCTCCGCGACAAGTATCAGAAACAGCTGGGATCGAAATTCAGTTTGGCAAAATTCCATGACGAACTTTTGAATCAGGGATGCCTTCCTTTGGATGTTCTTGACCGAAAAATGGAAAACTGGGCGAAAAGGCAGTAA
- a CDS encoding ExbD/TolR family protein, which yields MELKRRNRVNAEFSMASMTDIIFLLLIFFMITSSAISQSAIDVKLPKADASNPSVQDPSTVTIKEDGKYFVNDKEIAKDQLENYLVNALKNESNPSFTIRADENTKHKDVVFVMGIAETHKYNLAIATTQTE from the coding sequence ATGGAACTAAAACGCAGAAACAGAGTCAACGCCGAATTCAGTATGGCATCTATGACGGACATTATCTTCCTGCTGCTGATCTTCTTTATGATCACCAGTTCTGCAATTTCGCAAAGCGCGATCGACGTGAAGCTTCCGAAAGCCGACGCCTCGAATCCGAGCGTTCAGGATCCGTCAACAGTGACCATCAAAGAAGACGGCAAGTATTTTGTAAACGATAAAGAAATTGCTAAAGACCAGCTGGAAAATTATCTGGTCAACGCATTGAAAAACGAGAGCAACCCGTCGTTCACCATCCGTGCAGACGAAAACACCAAACACAAAGATGTGGTTTTTGTGATGGGAATTGCGGAAACTCATAAATACAATCTGGCGATTGCAACGACACAGACAGAATAA
- a CDS encoding CotH kinase family protein: MIPKLSAEYLIKQVDTDGHCPLFVQANDGSNYFAKYLNSLRTDELCLLVYEMVAVEILKKLKLPHAEQAIIEIPPNIIDKKISYSKSWKRNVTAWGSKEIAEASLVSEINNYSTKTLFNQIENPEDLIHIAIFDLWVENTDRKQENYNLIAYQKYGKIRFVPIDHGAIFGGFDRIGIFSGTLPCSANNKLISSDLFKQIVSRIPQNKQLQISKDFINLLSQVNLKEVLNDVFHNIPESWKINKTLKDRIEKFLLSDLRMQSLINTVNSRLPLKPKK; encoded by the coding sequence ATGATACCAAAACTCTCAGCAGAATACTTGATTAAGCAGGTTGATACAGATGGACATTGCCCTCTATTTGTACAGGCAAATGATGGCTCAAATTATTTTGCCAAATATCTGAATTCATTAAGAACTGATGAGTTATGCCTCCTTGTTTATGAAATGGTTGCTGTAGAAATTCTGAAAAAACTAAAGTTGCCTCACGCAGAACAGGCAATCATAGAAATTCCACCCAATATTATTGACAAGAAAATTAGTTACAGTAAAAGTTGGAAAAGAAATGTTACTGCTTGGGGTTCAAAAGAAATTGCAGAAGCATCATTAGTATCTGAAATAAATAATTACAGCACCAAAACTCTATTCAATCAAATTGAAAATCCTGAAGACCTGATTCACATTGCGATTTTTGATTTATGGGTTGAAAATACAGACAGAAAACAGGAAAATTATAACCTTATTGCATACCAAAAATATGGCAAAATAAGATTTGTTCCTATTGATCATGGTGCAATTTTTGGAGGATTTGACAGGATTGGAATTTTTAGCGGTACTTTACCATGCTCTGCAAATAATAAACTGATTAGCAGTGATTTATTTAAGCAAATAGTATCAAGAATTCCCCAAAACAAGCAGTTGCAGATATCAAAAGATTTCATAAATTTGCTTTCCCAAGTGAACTTAAAAGAAGTTTTAAATGATGTTTTCCATAACATTCCAGAGAGTTGGAAGATTAATAAGACCTTAAAAGATAGAATTGAAAAATTCCTTCTTTCAGATTTGCGTATGCAATCTTTGATTAACACTGTTAACTCCAGACTACCTTTAAAACCTAAAAAATGA
- a CDS encoding DUF3871 family protein — protein MFTQANKSSFIDTFLDRNLNALEFSKGIQKTLNGNSDYHWFLS, from the coding sequence TTGTTCACACAGGCAAATAAATCATCTTTCATTGATACTTTCCTTGACAGAAATCTGAATGCTTTGGAATTCTCAAAGGGTATTCAGAAAACTCTCAATGGTAATTCAGATTATCATTGGTTTTTGAGTTAA
- a CDS encoding type I restriction endonuclease subunit R: MNQNPEQIARDKIDALLRASGWIIQGKKNINLNAGLGVAVREYQTDVGPADYVLFINRKPVGVIEAKKEDEGYRLIGVEEQSTDYATAKLKYCNNEMLPFVFESTGTITRFTNHLDPKPRGREIFSFYRPETLQEWLSKKSLRTKLHDLPDLSPVGLRDCQINAINNLEKSFKEAKPKALIQMATGSGKTFTAITFIYRLLKYSKAKRILFLVDTRNLGIQAEQEFMTYEPNDDNRKFTELYGVTLLKSSFIPDDSQVYISTIQRMYSILKGTELDESAEEKNPNEFMFGKDPLPVVYSEKIPPEYFDFIVIDECHRSIYNLWKQVLDYFDAFQVGLTATPEKRTFGYFNQNVVSDYGYEKAVVDGVLVPYNVFTIETKITKEGSKISFGENVDMRERLTRRKFWETIDEDVEYTGNQLDKDIVNPSQIRTVIRAFKENVPAMFPDRIDKNGDFEIPKTLIFAKTDSHAEDIIDIVREEFGEENRFCKKVTYRSEEDPKSVLSQFRNNYYPRIAVTVDMIATGTDIKPLEILLFMRDVRSSSYYEQMKGRGTRTIALDDLRKVTPSAKTTKDHFVIVDAIGVENSHKTDSRPLEKKPGMALKDILNNIAIGNNSSEELLSTLANRLIRLDKQINASEKSKFAELAEGKNISQVVKALLNAHDPDTKENIEKQVKEELIGESPDKIDAEIKKRHEELIDNSVIIFHSPELRDYIVDVRKKYDQIIDNINIDETTNIGWVKDHKEDAESKINAFKEWIEKNKDEITALELFYAQPYRRRELTYKMIKELYDKLILEQPTLAPFKIWEAYQKLQKSEGSPRNELTAMVSLVRKIAGLDETLTPFDKTVDQKFQKWIFKKNEGQHNRFSEEQISWLKMMKDYISNSFHIDREDFDLTPFNEYGGLGKMWQLFGEETEEIINELNEVLVA; the protein is encoded by the coding sequence GTGAACCAAAATCCTGAACAAATTGCAAGAGATAAAATTGATGCCCTTTTAAGAGCTTCAGGATGGATTATACAAGGCAAGAAGAATATAAACCTTAATGCTGGTTTAGGAGTTGCTGTAAGAGAATATCAAACTGATGTAGGTCCCGCAGATTATGTGCTTTTTATCAACAGGAAACCTGTAGGAGTTATTGAGGCAAAAAAAGAAGATGAAGGTTACAGGCTTATTGGTGTAGAAGAACAGTCTACAGATTATGCTACTGCAAAACTGAAATACTGTAATAATGAAATGCTCCCTTTTGTTTTTGAAAGCACAGGAACTATCACAAGATTTACCAATCATCTGGATCCAAAACCAAGAGGAAGAGAAATTTTTTCTTTTTATAGACCTGAAACTTTGCAGGAATGGCTTTCCAAAAAAAGCTTAAGGACAAAATTACATGATTTACCTGACCTTTCTCCAGTAGGTTTAAGAGATTGTCAGATTAATGCAATCAATAATCTTGAAAAATCTTTTAAAGAAGCAAAACCTAAAGCTTTAATACAAATGGCAACAGGTTCAGGAAAAACTTTTACTGCTATTACATTTATCTATAGGTTACTAAAATACTCAAAAGCAAAAAGAATTCTCTTTTTAGTAGATACCAGAAACTTGGGAATACAGGCAGAACAAGAGTTCATGACTTATGAGCCCAATGATGACAACAGAAAATTCACTGAACTCTATGGAGTGACATTGTTGAAAAGCAGTTTTATTCCGGATGATAGCCAAGTATATATTTCTACTATTCAGAGGATGTATTCAATTCTGAAAGGTACTGAGCTTGATGAAAGTGCAGAGGAAAAAAATCCAAATGAATTCATGTTTGGTAAAGATCCTTTACCTGTAGTTTACAGTGAGAAAATCCCACCAGAATATTTTGATTTTATTGTTATAGATGAGTGCCACAGAAGTATTTATAACCTTTGGAAACAGGTTTTAGATTATTTTGATGCATTTCAAGTTGGTCTAACTGCTACACCTGAAAAAAGAACTTTTGGGTATTTTAACCAAAATGTAGTTTCAGATTATGGATATGAAAAAGCTGTAGTAGATGGAGTTTTAGTGCCTTACAATGTGTTTACAATTGAAACTAAAATTACAAAAGAAGGCAGTAAAATTTCATTTGGAGAAAATGTAGATATGAGGGAAAGGCTGACCAGAAGAAAATTCTGGGAAACTATTGATGAAGATGTGGAATATACAGGAAATCAGCTAGATAAAGATATTGTAAACCCAAGTCAGATAAGGACAGTAATCAGAGCTTTTAAAGAAAATGTTCCTGCAATGTTCCCTGACAGAATAGATAAAAATGGTGATTTTGAAATCCCTAAAACTCTGATTTTTGCAAAAACTGACAGCCATGCAGAAGATATCATAGATATTGTCAGGGAAGAATTTGGTGAAGAAAACAGGTTTTGTAAAAAAGTAACTTACAGGAGTGAAGAAGACCCAAAATCAGTTCTAAGCCAGTTCAGAAATAACTATTATCCAAGAATTGCAGTCACTGTAGATATGATTGCTACAGGAACAGACATAAAACCTTTGGAAATTCTCCTGTTTATGAGAGATGTAAGAAGCAGCAGTTACTATGAACAGATGAAAGGCAGAGGAACAAGAACTATTGCTTTGGATGATTTAAGGAAAGTAACACCATCTGCGAAAACCACCAAAGACCATTTTGTAATTGTAGATGCTATTGGCGTTGAAAATTCTCATAAAACAGATTCCAGACCATTAGAAAAGAAACCTGGAATGGCACTGAAAGATATTCTGAATAATATTGCAATTGGCAATAATTCTTCAGAGGAACTGCTATCTACATTAGCCAACAGGTTAATCAGACTGGATAAGCAGATTAACGCGAGTGAGAAAAGCAAGTTTGCAGAACTTGCTGAAGGTAAGAATATTTCTCAAGTGGTAAAGGCACTACTCAATGCACATGACCCAGACACCAAAGAAAATATTGAAAAACAGGTCAAAGAAGAATTAATTGGAGAGTCACCAGATAAGATAGATGCAGAGATAAAGAAAAGACATGAAGAACTGATAGATAATTCAGTAATTATTTTCCATTCACCAGAGTTAAGGGATTATATTGTTGATGTAAGAAAAAAATATGACCAAATAATTGATAACATCAACATAGATGAAACCACCAATATTGGTTGGGTAAAAGACCATAAAGAAGATGCAGAATCTAAAATTAATGCTTTCAAAGAATGGATAGAAAAAAATAAAGATGAAATCACTGCACTTGAACTTTTTTATGCACAGCCCTACAGAAGAAGGGAACTTACCTACAAAATGATTAAGGAACTGTATGATAAGTTAATCCTGGAACAGCCAACTTTGGCTCCATTTAAGATTTGGGAAGCTTACCAGAAATTACAGAAATCAGAAGGTTCACCAAGAAATGAACTTACTGCAATGGTTTCATTAGTTAGAAAAATTGCAGGATTGGATGAAACCCTCACTCCTTTTGATAAAACAGTTGACCAAAAATTCCAGAAATGGATTTTCAAGAAAAATGAAGGTCAGCACAACAGGTTTTCTGAAGAACAGATTTCCTGGCTCAAAATGATGAAGGACTATATTTCCAACAGTTTCCATATTGACAGAGAAGATTTTGACCTTACTCCATTTAATGAATATGGTGGTTTAGGTAAGATGTGGCAATTATTTGGAGAAGAAACTGAGGAGATTATTAATGAACTTAATGAGGTATTAGTTGCGTAG
- a CDS encoding ferric siderophore ABC transporter substrate-binding protein encodes MEYAAQHIRNEKKDKTKSAVITFLVALLLFLLMFFYTFTQTIHKPEQITTMLINFGDNQNGADPEEPANQEGSLAATADITVPEPVQEKVVEANPELVTEPAKPAKEKIITGSNTKVSAPKVEKVSETKTTAKATPTKTTTTKTATSKATTPNSNTGTGDGKGTAAIGNLIKGRGTKTGTQGTSGTTGNAGDPLGGDSNGDSKIGVDRNLIGFIPGTMGRGGAQPSHNCTASGTISIGYTVDKAGNVVSARRLGGVSDNCVVSTSVEWVKRYVKAEKANTSSTGTYRITF; translated from the coding sequence ATGGAATACGCAGCTCAGCATATTAGAAACGAGAAAAAAGACAAAACGAAAAGTGCAGTCATCACTTTTCTGGTCGCGCTGTTGCTTTTTCTGCTGATGTTTTTCTACACCTTCACGCAAACCATCCACAAACCAGAGCAGATTACAACGATGCTCATTAATTTCGGCGACAACCAAAACGGTGCTGATCCGGAAGAACCTGCAAACCAGGAAGGTAGTTTGGCAGCAACCGCCGACATCACCGTTCCCGAACCGGTACAGGAAAAAGTCGTGGAAGCAAATCCCGAACTTGTAACCGAACCCGCAAAACCTGCCAAAGAAAAAATCATTACCGGAAGCAATACCAAAGTTTCCGCACCGAAAGTTGAAAAAGTAAGCGAAACCAAAACCACCGCAAAAGCAACTCCCACTAAAACTACGACAACCAAAACTGCCACTTCCAAAGCAACCACCCCCAATTCCAACACCGGAACAGGCGACGGAAAAGGAACTGCCGCGATAGGCAACCTCATCAAAGGAAGAGGTACCAAAACCGGAACTCAGGGAACCAGCGGAACTACCGGAAATGCAGGTGATCCGCTCGGTGGCGATTCCAATGGAGACAGCAAAATCGGTGTTGACAGGAACTTGATCGGCTTCATTCCCGGAACGATGGGTCGAGGCGGCGCACAACCGTCGCACAACTGCACTGCAAGCGGAACTATCAGTATCGGCTATACCGTGGACAAAGCCGGAAACGTGGTTTCTGCGCGGCGATTAGGCGGCGTTTCCGACAATTGTGTGGTTTCGACTTCCGTGGAATGGGTGAAAAGATACGTGAAAGCCGAAAAAGCAAATACCTCATCTACAGGAACTTACAGGATTACTTTTTAA
- a CDS encoding RpiB/LacA/LacB family sugar-phosphate isomerase: MNFLSIIYLETNSTTSEKISLGLLGVSEKHIFLKYSENKIKIAEKLAGSSFEKLVKFSLNSIKKQISIANNDFVENKLFDSNHQFKQEYITYLSKYAQGLFQFEAPKPYSGELNKNTFEKLFQKFISMAEPEFKKTNFYNEVKSYVKKSAIYEKVDVDYNLDPKLIPSLIAKENVSFISKNGNIMAAQLVDFNSNEDLVKQHIYEFRSIVDSLEGFAKEQISKNHKGNYIMLFNKPEKNTKQEKLLNHLKSLEKQEDIPFKVEESNYIEKIEEKILKEDYQKFSEFAETLEP; encoded by the coding sequence ATGAACTTCTTATCCATCATCTATTTAGAGACCAATTCCACTACTTCCGAGAAGATTAGTTTGGGATTGTTGGGAGTTTCTGAAAAACATATCTTTTTAAAATATTCAGAAAACAAGATCAAAATTGCTGAAAAACTAGCAGGTTCCTCTTTTGAAAAACTGGTGAAATTTTCTTTGAACTCCATCAAAAAACAAATTTCAATTGCCAATAATGATTTCGTTGAAAACAAACTTTTTGATTCAAACCATCAGTTTAAGCAGGAATACATCACTTACCTAAGCAAATATGCGCAGGGACTTTTTCAGTTTGAAGCTCCAAAACCTTATTCAGGAGAACTCAACAAAAATACCTTTGAAAAACTTTTCCAGAAGTTTATCAGTATGGCTGAACCAGAGTTTAAGAAAACAAACTTTTATAATGAGGTAAAAAGTTATGTGAAGAAATCAGCCATTTACGAAAAAGTAGATGTAGATTATAACCTGGATCCCAAACTCATCCCCTCACTTATTGCCAAAGAAAATGTCTCCTTTATCAGTAAAAATGGGAATATTATGGCTGCACAGCTTGTAGATTTTAACAGTAATGAAGATTTAGTGAAGCAGCATATTTATGAGTTCAGAAGCATCGTAGATTCTCTTGAGGGATTTGCAAAAGAGCAGATTTCGAAAAACCATAAAGGCAACTATATTATGCTTTTCAACAAACCTGAAAAAAACACCAAACAGGAAAAACTGCTGAACCACCTGAAAAGTTTAGAAAAACAAGAAGACATACCTTTCAAAGTAGAGGAATCGAATTATATTGAAAAAATTGAGGAAAAAATTCTGAAGGAAGATTACCAGAAATTCTCGGAATTTGCAGAAACATTGGAACCTTAA
- a CDS encoding bifunctional folylpolyglutamate synthase/dihydrofolate synthase — translation MTSEQYQEAIQWLFVQMPNYQVDGQKAYKPGLQNITKLCEYFGNPQNEIRTIHIGGTNGKGSTSNMLASVLQESGYKTGLYNSPHLIDFTERIKINGENCDKEFVYEFIQKLRNIPEEIRPSFFEFTTVMAFEYFRQQKVDFAIIEVGLGGRLDSTNIIKPLVSAITNVQLDHQNILGNTIEEIAKEKAGIIKENIPIISGDENEMVKQIIEATAKERNTTFIDATLIKTNLKSDLKGNYQEKNIRVVVAIVEELRKIGVEIADSHLKEGLLNVHKNTGFIGRWFEFSKDPLIICDTAHNQAGLEMVFSQLNEIPKAKHIVLGFVKDKKIDEVLRILPSNSTFYFVKPAINRGRHPSDYEDLLKKSKIIYKIFDDVQSGYLAAKQNIKKGEMIFIGGSNFVVGEFLEKNLQK, via the coding sequence ATGACTTCAGAACAATATCAGGAAGCAATCCAATGGCTTTTCGTGCAGATGCCGAATTACCAGGTCGACGGGCAGAAAGCTTATAAACCGGGACTTCAGAACATTACCAAACTCTGTGAGTATTTCGGGAACCCGCAAAACGAGATCAGAACCATCCACATCGGCGGAACCAACGGAAAAGGTTCCACAAGCAATATGCTCGCGTCGGTTTTGCAGGAATCCGGTTATAAAACTGGACTTTACAACTCTCCGCACCTCATCGATTTCACCGAAAGAATCAAAATAAACGGAGAAAACTGTGACAAAGAGTTTGTCTATGAATTCATCCAAAAACTCAGAAATATTCCCGAAGAAATCCGTCCCTCTTTTTTTGAATTTACGACCGTGATGGCTTTTGAATACTTCCGACAGCAAAAAGTTGATTTCGCCATCATTGAAGTCGGTTTAGGCGGCAGGTTAGATTCTACCAACATCATCAAACCTTTGGTTTCTGCGATTACCAACGTGCAGCTCGACCACCAGAATATTTTAGGAAACACGATTGAGGAAATTGCAAAGGAAAAAGCTGGGATTATCAAAGAAAATATTCCGATCATTTCAGGAGATGAAAACGAGATGGTGAAGCAAATCATTGAAGCAACCGCGAAGGAAAGAAATACCACTTTTATTGATGCCACTTTAATAAAGACCAACTTAAAATCTGATCTCAAAGGAAATTATCAGGAAAAAAACATCCGCGTTGTAGTGGCGATCGTCGAGGAACTGCGGAAAATCGGAGTAGAGATCGCCGATAGTCATTTAAAAGAAGGACTTCTGAATGTTCACAAAAACACCGGCTTCATCGGCCGCTGGTTTGAGTTTTCAAAAGATCCGCTCATTATCTGCGATACCGCACACAATCAGGCGGGATTAGAAATGGTTTTTTCTCAACTCAACGAAATTCCGAAAGCCAAACACATCGTTTTGGGATTCGTGAAAGACAAAAAAATCGACGAGGTTTTGAGAATCCTTCCTTCCAACTCGACGTTTTATTTTGTGAAACCCGCGATCAATCGCGGCCGACATCCCTCCGATTACGAAGATTTGCTAAAAAAATCGAAAATAATTTACAAAATCTTCGACGATGTGCAGTCGGGTTATCTCGCTGCAAAACAGAATATTAAGAAAGGTGAAATGATATTTATCGGCGGCAGCAACTTTGTAGTGGGAGAATTTTTAGAAAAAAATTTGCAGAAATAA